From a single Anomaloglossus baeobatrachus isolate aAnoBae1 chromosome 8, aAnoBae1.hap1, whole genome shotgun sequence genomic region:
- the RASSF1 gene encoding ras association domain-containing protein 1 isoform X3 yields the protein MIKDYNSKIKSNLFMSLNKDGSYTGFIKVQLKLVRPVSVPEAKKPTCNHERKGAVRSQQVKRRTSFYLPKDASKHLHLSSRTPASEVIQALLRKFTVLDNPRKFALFQRTEKDGQVCMRRLSDDEEPLKLRLLSGPCEKILNFILKENETGEVNWDAFSMPELQNFLRILKREEEEHMRQIVQRYARCRQQMQEALASRTPG from the exons ATGATCAAGGACTACAACTCCAAGATCAAGAGCAACCTCTTCATGAGCCTG AATAAGGATGGCTCCTACACTGGATTCATCAAGGTTCAGCTGAAGCTCGTCCGCCCGGTGTCAGTGCCGGAAGCTAAGAAGCCCACTTGTAACCATGAGAGAAAAGGAGCCGTGCGATCCCAACAAGTGAAACGCAGAACCTCCTTCTACCTCCCCAAGGACGCCTCCAAGCACCTGCACCTCAGCTCCCGCACCCCGGCTAGTGAGGTCATCCAGGCTCTCCTGCGGAAATTCACTGTTCTAGACAATCCCAGGAAATTCGCCTTGTTCCAAAGGACAGAGAAGGATGGTCAAG TCTGTATGCGGAGACTCTCCGATGACGAGGAGCCCTTGAAGCTGCGTTTGCTCTCGGGGCCGTGTGAGAAGATTCTGAATTTCATCCTGAAGGAGAACGAGACTGGTGAAGTGAAT TGGGACGCATTCAGCATGCCGGAGCTGCAGAACTTCCTGCGTATTCTCAAGCGGGAGGAAGAAGAGCACATGCGGCAGATTGTGCAGCGCTACGCCCGCTgccggcagcagatgcaggaggctcTAGCGTCACGGACCCCTGGTTGA
- the RASSF1 gene encoding ras association domain-containing protein 1 isoform X2 yields the protein MWVERMKSSPRPADRGDSTLSALGRREDVVRFALCIICTTMGKGDKDSATFERSWSSTTSSGYCSQEESDPELELYYTAKTSILPRRSPAKSQDEKPEKQPLTLSPKATQQMIKDYNSKIKSNLFMSLNKDGSYTGFIKVQLKLVRPVSVPEAKKPTCNHERKGAVRSQQVKRRTSFYLPKDASKHLHLSSRTPASEVIQALLRKFTVLDNPRKFALFQRTEKDGQVCMRRLSDDEEPLKLRLLSGPCEKILNFILKENETGEVNWDAFSMPELQNFLRILKREEEEHMRQIVQRYARCRQQMQEALASRTPG from the exons ATGTGGGTGGAGAGGATGAAGTCATCGCCCCGCCCGGCAGATCGCGGAGACTCCACTCTGTCTGCGCTCGGCCGGAGAGAGGACGTCGTGCGATTTGCTCTGTGCATCATCTGCACCACCATGGGTAAAGGCGACAAGGACAGTGCGACCTTCGAGCGGAGCTGGAGCAGCACCACGAGCAGCGGGTACTGCAGCCAGGAGGAGTCCGACCCGGAGCTGGAGCTCTACTACACCGCCAAGACCTCCATACTGCCCCGGAGATCCCCGGCCAAGAGCCAG GATGAGAAACCAGAGAAGCAGCCACTGACGCTGAGCCCGAAGGCCACGCAGCAGATGATCAAGGACTACAACTCCAAGATCAAGAGCAACCTCTTCATGAGCCTG AATAAGGATGGCTCCTACACTGGATTCATCAAGGTTCAGCTGAAGCTCGTCCGCCCGGTGTCAGTGCCGGAAGCTAAGAAGCCCACTTGTAACCATGAGAGAAAAGGAGCCGTGCGATCCCAACAAGTGAAACGCAGAACCTCCTTCTACCTCCCCAAGGACGCCTCCAAGCACCTGCACCTCAGCTCCCGCACCCCGGCTAGTGAGGTCATCCAGGCTCTCCTGCGGAAATTCACTGTTCTAGACAATCCCAGGAAATTCGCCTTGTTCCAAAGGACAGAGAAGGATGGTCAAG TCTGTATGCGGAGACTCTCCGATGACGAGGAGCCCTTGAAGCTGCGTTTGCTCTCGGGGCCGTGTGAGAAGATTCTGAATTTCATCCTGAAGGAGAACGAGACTGGTGAAGTGAAT TGGGACGCATTCAGCATGCCGGAGCTGCAGAACTTCCTGCGTATTCTCAAGCGGGAGGAAGAAGAGCACATGCGGCAGATTGTGCAGCGCTACGCCCGCTgccggcagcagatgcaggaggctcTAGCGTCACGGACCCCTGGTTGA